A region of Rattus rattus isolate New Zealand chromosome 7, Rrattus_CSIRO_v1, whole genome shotgun sequence DNA encodes the following proteins:
- the Gpr132 gene encoding probable G-protein coupled receptor 132: MRSEPTNATGNATAVTSTLQTTSVPTSCHTLSYEESRVVLVAVYSVVCMLGLPANCLTAWLTLLQVLQRNVLAVYLFCLSLCELLYISTMPLWIIYIQNQHKWSLGQQACKVTAYIFFCNIYISILLLCCISCDRYMAVVYALESRGYRHQRTAVTISACVVILVGLVNYPVFDMKVEDSFCFEPLGINSKIANYYYLRFTFGFAVPLGILAFTNHQIFRSIKLSDSLSAAQKNKVKRSAIAVVTIFLVCFAPYHVVLLIKAASFSFYQRDQAAVCAFENRLYTVSTVFLCLSTVNSVADPIIYVLVTDHSRQEVCRIHTGWKKWSTKTDVTYLKDSEETHSPTALMNAYTFPSTVHLPGSQPVELGSLGSAGETA, translated from the exons ATGAGATCAGAACCCACCAATGCAACAG GAAATGCCACGGCGGTCACCTCTACTCTTCAGACTACCTCAGTCCCCACGAGCTGCCACACGTTGTCCTACGAGGAGAGCAGAGTGGTCCTGGTGGCGGTGTACAGCGTGGTGTGCATGCTGGGCCTACCGGCCAACTGCCTAACTGCCTGGCTGACACTGTTGCAAGTCCTACAGAGAAACGTGCTCGCCGTCTACCtgttctgtctgtccctctgcgAGCTGCTGTACATCAGCACCATGCCTCTGTGGATCATCTACATCCAGAATCAGCACAAATGGAGCCTGGGTCAGCAGGCCTGCAAAGTGACGGCTTACATCTTCTTCTGCAACATCTACATCAGCATCCTCTTGCTCTGCTGCATTTCCTGCGACCGCTACATGGCCGTGGTCTACGCACTGGAGAGCCGAGGTTACCGGCACCAGAGGACTGCTGTCACCATTTCGGCATGTGTGGTTATTCTTGTTGGGCTTGTCAACTATCCAGTGTTCGACATGAAGGTGGAGGACAGCTTCTGCTTTGAGCCCCTGGGGATCAACAGTAAGATAGCCAACTACTACTACCTGCGGTTCACTTTTGGCTTTGCCGTCCCTCTCGGCATCCTTGCCTTCACCAATCACCAGATCTTCCGGAGCATCAAGCTCAGCGATAGCCTGAGCGCTGCGCAGAAAAACAAGGTGAAGCGCTCCGCCATTGCGGTTGTCACCATCTTCCTGGTTTGCTTTGCTCCCTACCACGTGGTGCTCCTCATCAAAGCTGCCAGCTTTTCATTCTACCAAAGAGACCAGGCTGCTGTGTGTGCTTTCGAAAACAGGCTGTACACCGTCTCTACGGTGTTCCTGTGCCTGTCGACGGTCAACAGTGTGGCTGACCCCATCATCTACGTGCTGGTTACAGACCATTCTCGGCAAGAAGTGTGCAGGATCCACACGGGGTGGAAGAAGTGGTCCACGAAGACAGATGTCACCTACTTGAAGGACTCTGAGGAGACGCACTCACCCACAGCGCTTATGAACGCATACACCTTCCCCAGTACTGTGCACCTTCCAGGCTCACAGCCAGTGGAGCTAGGGTCACTGGGCTCTGCCGGAGAGACTGCCTGA